In one window of Streptomyces sp. NBC_01224 DNA:
- a CDS encoding MFS transporter → MTVMVDVTTPAPLQQRHRTRTWAAVLAACVGQFLVVLDVSVVNVALPSMRSDLGMNAAGLQWVLNAYSIAFAGFMLLGGRAADIYGRKRMFLIGLGLFTAASLAGGLAQEGWQLLAARAAQGLGAAVLAPATLTLLTTTVPEGPARTKAIGTWMAVGAGGGAAGGLIGGVLTDLLSWRWVLLINVPVGVLVLASAAVWLAEGRAGDRRRIDFLGAVLVTAGLAFVAYGIVQTEESGWTAAATLVPLLGGVALLIAFVVVEARTAEPLMPLRVLGARAVTSANAAMFVIGSATFSMWYFMTVYAQTVLGYTPLQAGLALMPSSLAVVLGSKCAPRVMAGVGAKNLALIGTTVAAAGFGWQSTMGADGSYLTSVCLPGVLMMAGAGLASTPLASLAITGAAHGEAGLVSGLVNTSRTMGGALGLAVLSTVAAARTAGGTGPEELTAGYALAFRTAGTVLLGGLLLMALWLPRHRFDRHQVH, encoded by the coding sequence ATGACGGTCATGGTTGACGTCACGACGCCCGCACCCCTGCAACAACGGCACAGGACCCGCACCTGGGCAGCGGTGCTCGCCGCCTGTGTCGGACAGTTCCTCGTCGTGCTCGATGTATCCGTCGTCAATGTCGCGCTGCCGTCCATGCGTTCCGACCTCGGGATGAACGCCGCCGGACTGCAATGGGTGCTCAACGCCTACTCGATCGCGTTTGCCGGATTCATGCTGCTCGGAGGGCGCGCCGCCGACATATACGGCCGCAAGCGGATGTTCCTCATAGGCCTCGGCCTGTTCACCGCGGCCTCCCTGGCCGGCGGGCTCGCCCAGGAGGGCTGGCAGCTGCTGGCCGCCCGCGCCGCGCAGGGGCTCGGTGCCGCCGTGCTCGCCCCCGCCACCCTCACCCTGCTCACCACCACCGTTCCCGAGGGCCCGGCCAGGACGAAGGCGATCGGCACCTGGATGGCCGTCGGCGCGGGCGGCGGAGCGGCCGGCGGGCTGATCGGCGGGGTGCTCACCGATCTGCTGTCCTGGCGCTGGGTCCTGCTGATCAATGTGCCGGTCGGTGTGCTCGTCCTGGCAAGCGCGGCGGTCTGGCTCGCCGAGGGCCGGGCGGGCGACCGGCGGCGGATCGACTTCCTGGGCGCGGTCCTCGTCACGGCGGGCCTCGCCTTCGTCGCGTACGGCATCGTGCAGACCGAGGAGTCGGGCTGGACCGCGGCGGCGACCTTGGTGCCGCTGCTCGGCGGGGTGGCCCTGCTGATCGCCTTCGTGGTGGTGGAGGCCAGGACCGCGGAGCCGCTGATGCCGCTCAGGGTGCTCGGGGCGCGGGCGGTGACCTCGGCGAACGCGGCGATGTTCGTGATCGGTTCCGCGACATTCTCGATGTGGTACTTCATGACCGTGTACGCCCAGACGGTGCTGGGTTACACCCCGCTGCAGGCCGGACTCGCCCTGATGCCTTCGTCGTTGGCCGTCGTCCTCGGCTCGAAGTGCGCGCCCCGCGTCATGGCCGGGGTCGGCGCGAAGAACCTGGCGCTCATCGGTACGACCGTCGCCGCCGCGGGCTTCGGCTGGCAGTCCACGATGGGTGCCGACGGCTCGTACCTCACCTCGGTCTGTCTGCCCGGCGTCCTGATGATGGCCGGTGCGGGCCTGGCATCCACCCCGCTCGCCTCCCTCGCCATCACGGGGGCGGCCCACGGCGAGGCCGGTCTGGTCTCCGGCCTCGTCAACACCTCCCGCACGATGGGCGGTGCGCTCGGTCTCGCCGTGCTCTCCACCGTCGCCGCCGCACGCACCGCGGGCGGCACCGGGCCCGAGGAGCTCACGGCCGGGTACGCGCTGGCGTTCCGGACGGCCGGCACGGTACTGCTGGGCGGACTGCTGCTGATGGCGCTCTGGCTGCCGCGCCACCGGTTTGACCGGCACCAGGTGCATTGA